A single Acidobacteriaceae bacterium DNA region contains:
- a CDS encoding KpsF/GutQ family sugar-phosphate isomerase — protein sequence MSVSLQPMDKVKLDATQITDNPSPSALVRIEATALEQLAARLEGGAGETFELVAALLTDAARGGRRAILTGVGKSGLIARKIAATMVSTGTPACFLHPSDAMHGDLGIVARGDVVVALSYSGETEELLRLLPVLPRLGVTLVSLCGCAGSTLAQASKHVLDVSVGQEVCQHQLAPTASTTAMLALGDALAMDVSRRLGFRANDFAELHPGGNLGRRLMPVAKLMHTGDAIPTVGPDASLPQIVHEMSAKRLGMTTVQENGRLLGVLSDGDLRRMLERDGVRAFGKTAAEVMNRSPRTIAPEPLAPEALEIMERHRITSLVVTEDGTASSAVLGVLHTHDLWAVPESSKS from the coding sequence ATGAGCGTCAGTTTGCAGCCCATGGATAAAGTGAAGCTCGACGCGACGCAAATAACTGACAACCCAAGCCCCTCCGCACTCGTGCGCATCGAAGCGACCGCGCTCGAACAGCTCGCGGCGAGGCTGGAGGGCGGTGCAGGTGAGACATTCGAGCTCGTGGCAGCGTTATTAACGGACGCCGCGCGCGGCGGCCGGCGCGCGATTCTTACGGGTGTTGGTAAGAGCGGACTCATTGCGCGCAAGATTGCGGCGACGATGGTGTCGACGGGAACGCCAGCATGCTTTCTACATCCGAGCGACGCGATGCATGGCGACCTGGGCATAGTGGCGCGCGGCGATGTAGTGGTCGCGCTCTCGTATTCTGGCGAGACGGAGGAATTGCTGCGGCTGCTGCCGGTGTTGCCGCGACTGGGCGTGACGCTGGTGAGCCTGTGCGGGTGCGCTGGATCAACGCTGGCGCAGGCGAGCAAGCATGTGCTGGATGTAAGTGTGGGCCAGGAAGTGTGTCAGCATCAGCTTGCGCCGACGGCGTCCACGACAGCGATGCTGGCGCTCGGCGATGCCCTGGCTATGGATGTCAGCCGGCGGCTCGGCTTCCGGGCGAACGACTTTGCGGAGCTGCATCCGGGCGGGAATCTTGGGCGCAGACTGATGCCGGTGGCGAAGCTTATGCACACGGGCGATGCGATTCCGACGGTTGGCCCGGACGCGAGCCTGCCGCAGATTGTGCATGAGATGAGCGCGAAGCGGCTGGGTATGACGACCGTGCAGGAGAACGGGCGGCTGCTTGGCGTACTGTCGGATGGCGACCTGCGGCGCATGCTGGAGCGCGATGGCGTGCGGGCGTTCGGCAAGACGGCGGCGGAGGTGATGAACCGCTCCCCGCGCACCATTGCGCCGGAGCCGCTGGCGCCAGAGGCGCTGGAGATCATGGAGCGGCACCGGATTACCTCGCTGGTGGTGACGGAGGACGGCACAGCGAGCAGTGCGGTGCTCGGTGTTCTGCACACGCACGACTTGTGGGCCGTGCCGGAATCGTCGAAGAGCTAG
- a CDS encoding protein-disulfide reductase DsbD domain-containing protein yields the protein MKRTFTAKKFALVGTAIAVPLIAAAQISLGGIDRAPQAKKQHVELLTDALQLTANKPQDIELRFRVEPGFHINSHTPKDELLIPTILKLDSGSLHIADEQYPPGQHFRLQVGSGEDLDVYQGEFRVMIRVEAPKGATTLTGTLRYQACDTAACFPARTLPVQIAVAAR from the coding sequence GTGAAGCGCACCTTCACAGCGAAGAAATTCGCTCTTGTCGGCACGGCTATAGCGGTTCCTCTCATCGCCGCCGCGCAAATTTCGCTTGGCGGCATCGATCGCGCGCCACAGGCGAAGAAGCAACACGTTGAGCTGCTGACCGACGCGCTCCAACTCACCGCGAACAAGCCGCAGGATATCGAACTGCGCTTCCGAGTCGAGCCCGGCTTTCACATCAACTCGCACACGCCCAAGGATGAGCTGCTGATCCCAACTATCCTCAAGCTCGATTCCGGCTCACTCCACATTGCCGACGAGCAGTATCCCCCAGGTCAGCACTTCCGCCTGCAGGTGGGCAGCGGCGAAGACCTTGACGTCTATCAGGGTGAGTTTCGTGTCATGATTCGCGTGGAGGCGCCGAAGGGCGCGACCACTCTCACCGGTACGCTGCGCTACCAGGCGTGTGACACGGCCGCATGCTTTCCGGCCAGGACGCTTCCGGTACAGATCGCGGTCGCTGCACGTTAG
- a CDS encoding DNA-formamidopyrimidine glycosylase family protein, whose product MPEGDTIFRAARALNKALGGRVITQFETTLAPLACVNDDKPVAGRTVERVEARGKWCLIFFSGDLILLTHMRMSGSWHIYKTGERWQAPRSAMRVVITCGDVQAVAFNVPVAEFHSARSLERSPDVPKLGVDVLSRDYSIDTAVHALQEYRRSHPDAEIGNVLLNQRVLAGIGNVYKSEIAFATGVNPFRTMQTISNRELERIAEIAERYMQANISEDVGEAIVTYTGNRRTTRAMDRGARLWVYGRHGQECRRCGAVIEMRRQGTGARSSYWCPSCQPWIDSEANTTVPS is encoded by the coding sequence ATGCCTGAGGGCGATACCATCTTTCGTGCCGCCCGTGCACTGAACAAGGCACTCGGTGGCAGAGTGATCACGCAATTCGAGACGACACTCGCTCCGCTCGCATGTGTGAACGACGACAAACCGGTGGCAGGCCGCACGGTGGAGCGGGTGGAGGCACGCGGTAAGTGGTGCCTCATCTTCTTTTCCGGCGACCTCATTCTTCTCACGCACATGCGAATGTCGGGCTCATGGCACATCTACAAGACGGGCGAGCGATGGCAAGCTCCGCGCAGTGCGATGCGCGTTGTGATCACCTGCGGTGATGTGCAGGCGGTCGCATTCAACGTTCCGGTGGCGGAGTTTCACAGCGCGCGTTCGCTCGAGCGCAGCCCCGATGTGCCGAAGCTAGGAGTCGATGTGCTTAGCCGGGATTACAGCATAGATACAGCAGTGCATGCGCTACAGGAGTATCGCCGGTCCCACCCCGATGCCGAGATCGGAAATGTTCTGTTGAATCAGCGTGTACTCGCAGGCATTGGTAACGTCTACAAGTCCGAGATCGCATTTGCCACGGGCGTGAATCCGTTTCGCACGATGCAGACGATCAGCAACCGTGAACTTGAGCGCATCGCAGAAATCGCTGAACGTTATATGCAGGCAAACATCAGCGAAGACGTTGGCGAAGCGATCGTCACCTACACGGGCAATCGGCGAACAACACGCGCGATGGATCGGGGTGCTCGGCTGTGGGTTTATGGGCGGCACGGCCAGGAGTGCCGGCGCTGCGGAGCGGTCATCGAAATGCGGAGGCAGGGAACTGGTGCCCGCTCCAGCTACTGGTGCCCTTCGTGCCAGCCCTGGATTGATTCTGAAGCCAACACTACAGTCCCGAGTTAA
- a CDS encoding VOC family protein encodes MNLRTNEPIAFIPTRNPAVAREFYERKLGLQFESEDDFALVFRAGQPPGLMLRVVNTPEFQPAPYTIFGWQVDDIVASVKKLVASGVEPLRYGFFEQDELGIWSSPSGAKVAWFKDPDGNTLSLSQHRA; translated from the coding sequence ATGAATCTGCGGACAAATGAGCCGATCGCGTTTATCCCGACGCGCAATCCAGCCGTCGCACGAGAGTTCTATGAGCGGAAGCTGGGGCTGCAGTTCGAGAGTGAGGATGACTTTGCGCTTGTCTTTCGCGCGGGGCAACCGCCGGGCCTGATGCTGCGCGTCGTGAACACGCCGGAGTTCCAGCCGGCGCCGTACACAATCTTTGGATGGCAGGTCGACGATATCGTCGCGAGCGTGAAGAAGCTGGTCGCGAGCGGGGTTGAGCCGCTGCGCTATGGCTTTTTCGAGCAGGACGAACTGGGTATCTGGTCTTCGCCGAGTGGAGCGAAGGTTGCGTGGTTCAAGGACCCGGATGGGAACACGCTATCGCTCTCGCAGCACCGGGCCTAA
- the gltX gene encoding glutamate--tRNA ligase, whose protein sequence is MTETSSAASPATSRPVRVRIAPSPTGDPHVGTAYIGLLNYLFAAQRGGKFVLRIEDTDRTRFVPTSEQMIFDALRWLGLSWHEGPDVGGPYGPYRQSERTEIYREYCDKLVESGHAYRAFETPEELDAERKAQLAAKQPPKYGGRSRNLSQDEIDANVAAGKPFTVRLKVPLEGSTSFRDELRGEITFDHFNVDDQVLLKSDGFPTYHLANVVDDHLMGISDVIRAEEWISSTPKHVLLYKAFGWELPRFWHMPLLRNADKSKISKRKNPVSLNYYREAGFLPQAMLNFLGLMGGGMPHATEQEIVSKGLDTKQADLFTLDDMLERFDFSRISLGGPVFDLVKLRWMNGEYLRNLSAEEFFAAMRATVFSDAYLKAIAPLVQTRIDTLGAFGDMADFFFKDNVMPAETVWVPKKRTPEETVAFAGDLLATLEAAAWEPEAIESAMKRLGEEKAWSVKENFMLLRAIITGSVQSPPLMDSLIVFGKARSIDRLRRFIETQKKMKR, encoded by the coding sequence ATGACTGAGACTTCCTCCGCCGCATCGCCTGCCACGTCCCGCCCTGTCCGCGTCCGCATCGCCCCTTCCCCTACCGGCGACCCACACGTCGGCACCGCCTACATCGGACTGTTGAACTATCTCTTTGCCGCGCAACGAGGCGGCAAGTTTGTGCTGCGCATCGAGGACACGGACCGCACCAGGTTCGTTCCCACCTCCGAGCAGATGATCTTCGACGCCCTGCGCTGGCTCGGCCTGAGCTGGCACGAGGGACCGGACGTCGGCGGACCGTATGGTCCTTATCGCCAATCTGAGCGCACCGAAATTTATCGTGAATACTGCGACAAACTGGTCGAGAGCGGCCATGCTTACCGTGCATTTGAGACGCCCGAGGAGCTCGATGCCGAGCGCAAGGCGCAGCTTGCGGCCAAGCAGCCGCCGAAGTATGGCGGGCGCTCGCGCAATCTTTCGCAGGATGAAATTGATGCGAACGTCGCTGCGGGCAAACCGTTCACTGTTCGGCTGAAGGTTCCGCTCGAGGGCTCAACGAGCTTTCGCGATGAGCTGCGCGGCGAGATTACGTTCGATCACTTCAACGTTGATGATCAGGTTCTGCTCAAGTCCGATGGGTTTCCGACGTACCATCTCGCAAACGTTGTAGACGACCACCTGATGGGCATCAGCGATGTGATCCGAGCGGAGGAATGGATCTCATCGACGCCGAAGCACGTGCTGCTCTATAAGGCGTTCGGATGGGAGCTGCCGCGCTTCTGGCACATGCCGCTGCTGCGTAACGCGGACAAGAGCAAGATCTCAAAGCGCAAAAATCCTGTTTCGCTGAACTACTACCGCGAGGCAGGATTTCTGCCGCAGGCGATGCTGAACTTCCTTGGGCTTATGGGCGGCGGCATGCCGCATGCGACCGAGCAGGAGATCGTCAGCAAAGGCCTCGATACCAAGCAGGCTGACCTCTTCACGCTTGACGACATGCTGGAGCGTTTCGACTTTTCGCGCATTTCGCTGGGGGGCCCGGTCTTCGATCTCGTGAAGCTGCGGTGGATGAACGGCGAGTATCTGCGCAACCTGTCGGCAGAGGAGTTCTTCGCAGCGATGCGCGCGACTGTGTTTTCGGACGCATATCTGAAGGCGATTGCTCCGCTGGTGCAGACGCGCATCGACACGCTGGGCGCGTTTGGCGACATGGCCGATTTCTTCTTCAAAGACAACGTCATGCCGGCGGAAACCGTTTGGGTTCCGAAGAAGCGCACACCGGAGGAGACGGTGGCGTTCGCCGGCGACCTTCTGGCGACGCTCGAAGCCGCGGCCTGGGAGCCTGAGGCGATCGAGTCGGCGATGAAGAGGCTGGGCGAGGAGAAGGCCTGGAGCGTGAAGGAAAACTTCATGCTGCTGCGCGCGATCATTACGGGCAGCGTTCAGTCGCCGCCGCTGATGGACTCGCTGATTGTCTTTGGAAAGGCGCGATCCATTGATCGCTTGCGTCGATTTATCGAGACGCAGAAGAAGATGAAGCGGTAG
- a CDS encoding proline--tRNA ligase: MHRWSKLFIPTLREAPADAEVASHKLLLRAGYIRQLGAGIYSYLPLGQRALNKITAIVREEMDRIGQEFYLPALNPLELWQESGRDAVMGQNMFRLKDRKGADLVLAMTHEEVITSIARNEVRSYKQLPQIWYQIQTKFRDEPRPKGGLLRVRQFIMKDSYSFDLDAAGLDESYNKHDAAYRAIFTRCGLQFVAVEADSGAMGGSGSQEFMVYTDAGEDLIASSASGYAANLEKATSQLPRVNDLEATSDKPELVHTPGKASIADVTEFFGIAAAQDIKCVAFMGAGRDHKPGEPLRPVVAFLRGDHQVNETKLNGIAGTADLRPMMPEELALHIGGPAGYLGPVGIAQIMTEGSLNGLKSGKALEKLKGVLRDNASEGLRTIVVVDLGLQNRKNLVAGANKLDYHYKNVTPGRDFTWTAVADIRNVNEGELDALGGQPLRIGKAVEIGHIFKLGYKYSESMGARVLDANGKEVMPIMGCYGIGIERILTAAIESSAAAFKQRFPDAEPSANSADQYALPPSIAPFEVVITITNVRETELLAAGERIAEELTRAGVDVLLDDRDERAGVKFKDAELIGIPYRVNVGKKLAEGKVEIVDRLQHTSADVTIEALAAHIQSLLAASKS; this comes from the coding sequence ATGCATCGTTGGTCCAAGCTCTTCATTCCTACTCTGCGCGAGGCCCCGGCCGACGCTGAGGTCGCCAGTCACAAGCTCCTGCTCCGCGCGGGTTACATCCGCCAGTTGGGGGCCGGCATCTACAGCTATCTCCCCCTCGGTCAACGCGCGCTGAACAAGATCACCGCCATCGTTCGTGAGGAGATGGACCGCATCGGGCAGGAGTTTTACCTGCCAGCGCTGAACCCGCTCGAGTTGTGGCAGGAGTCGGGCCGCGACGCAGTGATGGGTCAGAACATGTTCCGGCTGAAGGACCGCAAAGGGGCCGATCTCGTCCTCGCCATGACACACGAGGAAGTCATCACCTCAATCGCGCGCAACGAGGTGCGCAGCTACAAGCAGTTGCCGCAGATCTGGTACCAGATCCAGACGAAGTTCCGCGATGAACCCCGTCCCAAGGGGGGCCTGCTGCGGGTGCGGCAGTTCATCATGAAGGATTCGTACTCCTTTGATCTTGACGCCGCGGGGCTGGACGAGAGCTACAACAAGCATGACGCCGCGTACCGCGCCATCTTCACGCGTTGCGGGCTGCAGTTTGTTGCAGTTGAGGCCGACTCGGGGGCAATGGGTGGTTCCGGCTCGCAGGAGTTCATGGTCTACACGGATGCCGGCGAGGACCTGATTGCGAGTTCGGCGTCGGGGTACGCGGCCAACCTCGAGAAGGCCACTTCGCAGCTTCCGCGGGTGAACGACCTTGAAGCGACGAGCGACAAGCCTGAACTCGTACATACGCCGGGCAAGGCTTCGATTGCGGATGTGACGGAGTTCTTTGGCATTGCGGCTGCGCAGGACATCAAGTGCGTGGCGTTTATGGGTGCGGGGCGCGACCATAAGCCGGGCGAACCGCTCCGTCCCGTTGTTGCGTTTTTGCGCGGCGATCACCAGGTGAATGAGACGAAGCTGAACGGGATCGCCGGGACCGCTGACCTGCGCCCGATGATGCCTGAGGAGCTCGCCCTGCACATCGGCGGACCGGCGGGCTATCTGGGACCAGTGGGTATAGCGCAGATCATGACTGAGGGTTCGCTGAATGGCCTGAAGTCCGGGAAAGCGCTGGAGAAGCTCAAAGGCGTGCTTCGCGATAACGCGAGCGAGGGTCTGCGGACAATCGTTGTCGTCGATCTGGGACTTCAGAACCGGAAAAACCTGGTTGCTGGAGCGAACAAGCTCGACTATCACTACAAGAACGTGACGCCGGGCCGCGACTTCACCTGGACTGCCGTGGCCGACATTCGCAATGTGAATGAAGGGGAGCTGGATGCGTTGGGCGGCCAGCCGCTACGTATCGGCAAGGCGGTCGAGATCGGGCATATCTTTAAACTCGGCTATAAGTACTCCGAGTCGATGGGCGCGCGTGTGCTCGACGCAAATGGTAAAGAGGTGATGCCGATCATGGGCTGCTATGGCATCGGCATTGAGCGCATCCTGACCGCAGCGATTGAGAGCTCCGCCGCAGCGTTCAAACAGCGCTTCCCGGATGCCGAGCCGTCGGCTAACTCTGCCGACCAGTACGCTTTGCCTCCTTCCATCGCGCCGTTTGAGGTTGTGATCACCATCACGAATGTGCGCGAGACAGAGTTGCTGGCCGCCGGTGAGCGGATTGCCGAAGAGCTGACGCGCGCCGGTGTGGACGTTCTGCTGGATGATCGTGACGAGCGCGCCGGAGTTAAGTTCAAGGACGCCGAGTTGATCGGCATACCGTACCGCGTGAATGTGGGCAAGAAGCTCGCCGAAGGCAAAGTTGAGATCGTTGACCGACTGCAGCATACCTCGGCTGACGTAACGATCGAGGCGCTCGCTGCGCACATCCAATCACTACTGGCCGCGTCCAAGAGTTAA
- a CDS encoding redoxin domain-containing protein yields MGRRLAVLAIMIALVAVLFWAGVHNLRHRRALGQIPHITLIPASPADDNSPAPEAEGAELRGKDAPTFTLTDLSGKKVSLADFKGHPVVINFWATWCGPCKLEMPWFQEFSTKYKGQGLEVLGLSQDDGASRQDVADAAKKIGVTYPILMPDEKVAKKYGGVDYLPETFYIDRAGKVVDVTAGAPSKDQMEALIQKAIAAGGA; encoded by the coding sequence GTGGGACGTAGACTGGCTGTGCTTGCAATCATGATCGCGCTGGTGGCCGTGCTCTTCTGGGCCGGCGTACACAACCTGCGCCACCGCCGCGCACTCGGCCAGATCCCGCACATCACGCTCATCCCCGCCTCACCCGCCGATGACAACTCCCCCGCACCCGAAGCCGAAGGCGCCGAACTCCGTGGCAAGGACGCGCCCACCTTCACGCTCACGGATCTCTCCGGCAAGAAAGTCTCGCTGGCAGATTTCAAAGGCCATCCCGTCGTCATCAACTTCTGGGCCACATGGTGCGGCCCCTGCAAACTGGAGATGCCGTGGTTTCAGGAGTTCTCCACGAAGTACAAGGGACAGGGACTTGAAGTGCTCGGCCTCTCGCAGGATGACGGCGCTTCGCGCCAGGACGTCGCCGACGCGGCAAAGAAGATCGGCGTCACTTACCCAATCCTCATGCCTGACGAGAAAGTTGCGAAAAAGTATGGCGGCGTCGATTATCTGCCCGAGACGTTTTATATCGACCGCGCCGGCAAAGTCGTGGACGTAACTGCAGGCGCGCCCAGCAAGGACCAGATGGAAGCGCTCATTCAGAAGGCCATCGCGGCAGGTGGTGCGTGA
- the ispF gene encoding 2-C-methyl-D-erythritol 2,4-cyclodiphosphate synthase, protein MSMRIGLGFDSHAFKAGVPLVIGGLRIDHPEGLAGHSDGDLLLHAITDALLGAVAAGDIGTFFPPSDPKWKGADSTVFLQTAIEEVALAGYKIVNIDCVLVMHRPKIVPIAAELRERVADLLSLDIKRVSIKGKTPEGLLQDSTAVCHVVVLLESIELPAEDKLIAVSAEAPDEAEIDGVVSSLLEEPHDLTALGRKRPAFDPDDLT, encoded by the coding sequence ATGTCGATGCGCATCGGTCTCGGCTTTGACTCACACGCCTTCAAGGCCGGAGTTCCGCTGGTCATCGGCGGCCTAAGGATCGACCACCCCGAAGGCCTCGCGGGCCACTCCGACGGCGACCTCCTTCTCCACGCCATCACCGACGCCCTTCTGGGCGCCGTCGCCGCCGGCGACATCGGAACATTTTTTCCGCCGAGCGACCCGAAGTGGAAAGGAGCCGATTCCACTGTCTTCCTCCAGACCGCCATTGAGGAGGTCGCGCTCGCCGGCTATAAGATCGTCAACATCGACTGCGTGCTCGTGATGCATCGGCCGAAGATCGTTCCCATCGCGGCTGAGCTCCGTGAGCGCGTCGCCGACCTGCTCTCGCTCGACATCAAGCGGGTGAGCATCAAGGGCAAGACCCCCGAAGGCCTCCTCCAGGACTCCACCGCCGTCTGCCACGTCGTCGTTCTTCTCGAATCCATCGAGCTTCCTGCGGAAGACAAACTGATCGCAGTTTCTGCAGAAGCGCCCGATGAGGCTGAGATCGACGGTGTGGTCAGCTCGTTGCTCGAAGAGCCCCACGACCTGACCGCGCTCGGCCGCAAGCGTCCGGCGTTCGACCCCGACGACCTTACTTAG
- a CDS encoding transglycosylase domain-containing protein, translating to MPVKVKIDQSQQHSIWWKLLRIVLVLVLAAVVVAASVFAYFYHEYQGMVSERLKQGPLFASVAQIYAAPQEVRPGQQRTADEIAASLRKAGYNTNPEMGTFRLEGETIQVKPGAQSYLAADGATIVTTDGVVKTITAEDGAPLAGYKLEPQLITALSEGSSRTKRRMVTYSQIPPMMVQAVLAIEDRRFFEHGGINYVRTVKCAVQDLTAHHMSCGGSTLTQQLARGFFLTPEKKVSRKIAEVMITYQLEARFTKQQIFEMYANEINLGQRGSFAINGFGEAAQAYFGKDLRQLDVAECALLAGMIQRPNYFSPYKHPDRAMERRNVVLDSMVETGAITASQAERAKAEPLGLAPPNVDGSEAPYFVDLVHDQILQRLGDTDVARSGSLRIYTSLDPALQAAATDAVEAGMKHVDDLIRKLHKKGDEITYPQVALVALDPHTGQVLALVGGRNYGVSQLDHAMAERPTGSIFKPFVYATAYNTSLNGTNLDGNGVFTALTRLNDDPTTFTYDGKAYTPGNFERGEYPGMVTAVTAIAHSLNIATINLAQMVGFDNVASLARQAGIVNARGTPSVAIGTYSATPLDMAGAYTVFANNGVHLKPWLLSSVRNPNGDIIADYAPEAKQVLDPRVAYLTQSLLENVMTYGTGSSARKAGFTAPAAGKTGTSHDVWFAGYSSNLLCVIWVGNDDYTDISHGLTHALQGADAAAPIWAEFMNRAIKLPQYSDMKSFSAPDGIETLRIDRVTDLPADATCPSDSMTIAFLNGTAPQGTCSQMGEDSQTLANRLFHPDATPDNQGNPNAPDDGTKHRNFFQKMFGIGKGKQQDQQQQPAPPQD from the coding sequence ATGCCCGTAAAAGTAAAGATCGACCAATCGCAACAGCATTCGATCTGGTGGAAGCTACTGCGAATTGTCCTCGTTCTTGTGCTCGCGGCGGTCGTGGTGGCCGCCAGCGTGTTCGCCTACTTCTACCACGAGTACCAGGGCATGGTGAGCGAGCGCCTGAAGCAGGGACCGCTCTTCGCCTCCGTTGCGCAGATTTACGCAGCACCGCAGGAGGTTCGTCCGGGACAACAGCGCACCGCAGACGAGATCGCCGCGTCCCTGCGTAAGGCCGGTTACAACACCAACCCTGAGATGGGCACCTTCCGTTTGGAAGGCGAGACGATCCAGGTGAAGCCGGGGGCTCAGAGCTACCTCGCTGCGGACGGCGCGACCATCGTGACCACAGATGGCGTGGTGAAGACGATCACCGCCGAGGACGGCGCTCCGCTGGCCGGTTACAAGCTTGAGCCGCAACTGATCACCGCGCTTTCTGAGGGCAGCAGTCGCACGAAGCGCCGCATGGTGACCTACAGCCAAATTCCTCCAATGATGGTTCAGGCCGTCCTTGCCATCGAAGACCGGCGCTTTTTCGAGCACGGCGGCATCAATTACGTTCGGACCGTCAAGTGCGCCGTACAGGACCTGACCGCTCACCACATGAGCTGCGGCGGGTCGACCCTCACCCAGCAACTCGCGCGCGGGTTCTTTCTCACACCTGAGAAGAAGGTCTCACGCAAGATTGCGGAGGTCATGATCACGTACCAGCTCGAGGCCCGCTTCACTAAGCAGCAGATCTTCGAGATGTACGCGAACGAGATCAACCTCGGCCAGCGCGGCAGCTTTGCCATCAATGGGTTCGGTGAGGCTGCACAGGCGTATTTCGGCAAAGATCTTCGTCAGCTCGATGTGGCCGAGTGCGCGCTGCTCGCCGGCATGATCCAGCGGCCAAACTACTTCTCTCCATACAAGCATCCGGACCGCGCGATGGAACGCCGCAACGTGGTGCTTGACTCGATGGTGGAGACCGGCGCCATAACCGCGTCGCAGGCGGAGCGCGCGAAGGCCGAGCCACTGGGCCTTGCGCCGCCAAACGTAGACGGCAGCGAAGCCCCCTACTTCGTTGACCTCGTGCACGACCAGATTTTGCAGCGCCTTGGCGACACCGATGTCGCACGGTCCGGCTCGCTGCGCATCTATACCTCGCTCGACCCCGCGCTACAGGCCGCCGCGACGGACGCAGTCGAAGCAGGGATGAAGCATGTCGATGATCTAATACGCAAGCTGCACAAAAAGGGTGACGAGATCACCTATCCGCAGGTAGCGCTTGTCGCGCTGGACCCGCATACCGGTCAGGTGCTCGCGCTGGTTGGCGGCCGCAACTATGGTGTTTCGCAGCTCGATCATGCAATGGCGGAGCGGCCTACAGGTTCTATCTTCAAGCCGTTCGTTTATGCAACGGCATATAACACTTCGCTGAACGGAACCAACCTCGACGGCAACGGCGTGTTCACCGCACTGACCAGGTTGAACGACGATCCGACTACCTTCACCTATGACGGGAAGGCTTATACACCAGGCAACTTCGAGCGCGGCGAATATCCGGGTATGGTAACGGCCGTCACGGCAATCGCGCATTCACTGAACATTGCAACCATCAACCTGGCGCAGATGGTCGGCTTCGACAATGTCGCTTCGCTCGCGCGCCAGGCCGGCATCGTCAACGCGCGCGGAACACCGTCAGTGGCAATTGGAACCTACAGCGCGACACCGCTCGACATGGCAGGGGCGTACACGGTGTTCGCGAATAACGGCGTTCACCTGAAGCCTTGGCTACTGTCCAGTGTGCGCAATCCGAACGGTGACATCATCGCGGACTACGCGCCCGAGGCGAAGCAGGTTCTGGATCCCCGCGTCGCGTACCTTACTCAATCGCTGCTTGAGAACGTGATGACCTACGGCACCGGCTCTTCCGCGCGCAAGGCCGGCTTCACCGCGCCAGCGGCAGGCAAGACCGGCACATCGCACGATGTGTGGTTCGCCGGTTACTCCTCGAATCTGCTGTGCGTCATCTGGGTCGGCAATGACGATTACACCGACATCTCGCACGGCTTGACACACGCGCTGCAGGGAGCAGATGCGGCCGCGCCAATCTGGGCTGAGTTCATGAATCGCGCAATCAAGCTGCCGCAGTATTCCGACATGAAGTCGTTCTCGGCACCTGACGGCATCGAGACACTGCGCATTGATCGCGTGACGGACCTCCCGGCCGATGCAACATGCCCGAGTGACAGCATGACTATCGCGTTCCTTAACGGAACGGCGCCGCAGGGTACATGCTCGCAGATGGGAGAGGACTCTCAGACGCTCGCGAACAGGTTGTTCCATCCTGACGCCACCCCGGATAATCAAGGCAATCCGAACGCACCGGATGACGGGACGAAGCACCGCAACTTCTTCCAGAAGATGTTCGGCATAGGCAAAGGCAAGCAGCAGGACCAACAGCAGCAGCCCGCGCCTCCGCAGGATTAA
- a CDS encoding Crp/Fnr family transcriptional regulator, with product MAPRTLKEFEENVQHTDGQTALLRGTGNHLFDRLPDDEWRQIAELLEEVDLPLGMKLTEPDAPVDFVYFPSSGCISTVATTSAGESVEVFLAGREGFSGVAALFDLPEMAHGVVVQVAGRGYRMRAAAFRNFVQSCPGFRSLVYRVLYMRMVLAAQSVLCNRLHEVEQRLARWLLTLSDRAESDQVLVTQEYMAEMLGARRSTVTVAAGALQDRGLITYSRGKITILDRPRTIDAACECYSIVASAYRRTWGQETS from the coding sequence GTGGCGCCACGTACGCTCAAAGAATTCGAGGAAAACGTGCAACATACGGATGGTCAAACGGCCTTGCTCCGCGGGACCGGCAATCACCTGTTCGATCGGTTGCCGGACGATGAATGGCGACAAATCGCCGAACTTCTGGAAGAGGTCGACCTGCCTTTGGGCATGAAGCTCACCGAGCCCGACGCTCCCGTGGACTTCGTCTACTTCCCAAGCTCCGGGTGCATCTCCACCGTCGCGACCACCTCCGCCGGTGAGTCCGTCGAGGTCTTTCTCGCCGGCAGGGAAGGCTTCTCCGGCGTCGCCGCTCTTTTTGACCTGCCCGAGATGGCCCACGGTGTCGTCGTGCAGGTCGCCGGCCGGGGATACCGCATGCGTGCGGCCGCGTTTCGCAATTTCGTGCAGTCCTGCCCCGGTTTCCGCAGTCTTGTCTATCGCGTGCTCTACATGCGCATGGTGCTGGCCGCGCAAAGCGTGCTCTGCAACCGTCTGCATGAGGTCGAGCAGCGCCTCGCCCGCTGGCTGCTCACGCTTTCCGACCGCGCCGAGTCCGACCAGGTGCTCGTCACCCAGGAGTACATGGCCGAAATGCTCGGCGCCCGCCGCTCCACCGTCACCGTCGCCGCGGGCGCCCTCCAGGACCGCGGCCTCATCACGTACTCGCGCGGCAAGATCACCATTCTCGACCGGCCTCGCACTATCGACGCCGCGTGCGAGTGCTACTCCATCGTCGCATCAGCCTATCGGCGAACCTGGGGGCAGGAGACTTCCTAG